In Chrysoperla carnea chromosome 2, inChrCarn1.1, whole genome shotgun sequence, the following proteins share a genomic window:
- the LOC123292124 gene encoding transmembrane and ubiquitin-like domain-containing protein 1 translates to MSLIDGVGDEVTEFFLIVTIILIGVGAWWSTAINHRFRIRTVLILEHRRNSVSTNVNNQSLSVSTTSRNTNSSTERLRVSTTTTERISETYTEGAATNREIITTDHQQTDEEIEQNNIVQTMDADTNTLRKRRLAYFQENASGATSSDLAGGEPQVTITEDSENNRNDNLTEAQATTSSSGNNVEQDRHNVEEILKSTDGELIRIKLKYLNDDIKSVEGKLLEKLGDFKRRHFEVELAACKIIRLIFNGQVLQKDGETLKDCGLFDNCVVHCLVHQRPAGSQQSNMSSNRDDLSSSSSSRSPYNSNIFGTDNGSSYLGGGGLNGTGSNVNGDHRDNATLPWDLGNVLLALITLILAVAWYFRFEYAQLFTVTATVFLMCLTGIFTLLLIGLLYPDPSSVQQQAGATNTTNNNTQSQPVS, encoded by the exons ATGTCATTGATTGACGGTGTAGGTGATGAAGTgaccgaattttttttaattgtaactatTATATTAATTG GTGTAGGTGCTTGGTGGTCAACAGCAATAAATCATCGATTTAGAATTCGAACGGTTCTTATACTAGAACACAGACGTAATTCAGTCTCAACAAATGTTAATAATCAATCGTTATCAGTGTCTACCACATCTAGGAATACAAATTCATCAACAGAACGATTACGTGTAAGTACGACAACGACGGAACGGATATCTGAAACATACACAGAAGGTGCAGCAACAAATCGTGAAATTATAACGACAGATCATCAACAAACCGACGAAGAAATTGAACAGAATAATATTGTTCAAACAATGGATGCTGATACGAATACGTTAAGGAAACGACGGCTTGCTTATTTCCAAGAAA atgCAAGTGGCGCAACATCATCAGACTTAGCAGGAGGTGAACCACAAGTCACAATCACAGAAGATAgtgaaaataatagaaatgaTAATTTAACAGAAGCACAGGCAACCACTTCCTCTAGTGGTAACAATGTCGAACAAGATCGGCATAATGTagaggaaattttaaaatcaacagaCGGTGAATTAATtcgtattaaattaaaatatttaaatgatgacATTAAATCAGTTGAAGGAAAATTATTAGAGAAACTTGGTGATTTTAAAAG GAGACATTTTGAAGTAGAATTAGCAGCATGTAAAATAATACGTCTTATCTTTAATGGACAAGTATTGCAAAAAGATGGGGAAACATTAAAAG ATTGTGGTCTTTTTGATAACTGTGTTGTCCATTGTTTGGTTCATCAACGACCAGCAGGCAGTCAACAATCCAATATGTCATCAAATCGTGACGATTTGTCATCATCGTCATCATCAAGGTCACCatacaattcaaatatttttggaacAGATAATGGCTCGTCGTATTTAGGTGGTGGTGGTTTAAATGGTACTGGCTCAAATGTTAATGGTGATCACCGTGATAATGCTACTTTACCATGGGATCTAGGCAATGTTTTATTAGCATTAATTACACTTATATTAGCCGTGGCTTGGTATTTCAG ATTTGAATATGCACAGTTATTTACAGTAACTGCAACCgtatttttaatgtgtttaaCTGGTATCTTTACATTATTACTAATTGGACTCTTGTATCCAGACCCATCATCTGTTCAGCAACAAGCAGGTGCAACAAACACAACAAACAATAATACACAAAGTCAACCTGTATCATAA
- the LOC123293349 gene encoding POC1 centriolar protein homolog A-like, which produces MSKIRTPKSYSSSKSSNNKENIDNDPYLEKHFRGHSDTVTGLDFSPVGDQLLSCSDDNSLIIWCIRQSVRCYKFIGHTDSILCARYAPDGNLIATGSKDRTVRLWTPRVKGSCNEFKAHTSSVRSLDFSPDGTKLVTSSDDKIIKLWQVSRSKFITSFVGHTNWVRCVRFSPTEQQIISCSEDRSTRLTDLVSGETIHTFHELKGHGVHVEFHPNACVFAVALSNGNVKLYDTRTRKLQQHYQIHDETLSQIAFHKTGNYLLTASLDSTMKILDLLEGRPIYTLQGHKGSINSVAFSKNGEYFASGGSDNNVLVWKSCFEMNYNFKSSTKTIKSNEDPLSDKNTESSNENCTKLQIKPPKNIGYNNEKYQDSPNKPTEYHSHEEVINDMLPDLESLSVEREPQSSGQFPVEAFSMLLKDLSNKITDMSRTIVDMNNRLVNLEEKVDNKRI; this is translated from the exons atgtcaaaaataagaACTCCAAAAAGTTATAGTAGTTCAAAAAGtagtaataataaagaaaatattgataatgatccatatttagaaaaacattttcgtGGACATTCAGATACAGTGACAGGCTTAGATTTTAGTCCTGTGGGTGATCAGTTATTAAGTTGTAGTGATGACAATTCGTTAATTATTTGGTGTATTCGTCAATCAGTACgatgttataaatttattggaCATACGGATTCCATACTGTGTGCTCGATATGCTCCAGATGGTAATTTAATCGCAACAGGATCGAAGGATAGAACAGTTCGGTTATGGACACCGAGAGTTAAAGGTAGCTGTAATGAGTTTAAAGCTCATACTTCTAGTGTTAGATCTTTAGATTTCTCTCCTGATGGGAcaaaa cttgtAACGTCTTctgatgataaaataataaaattatggcaAGTTTCTCGATCAAAATTCATCACATCATTTGTGGGACATACAAATTGGGTCCGTTGTGTAAGATTTTCACCCACTGAACAGCAAATAATTTCATGTTCAGAAGATCGTTCAACCCGGCTTACTGATTTAGTTAGCGGCGAAACTATTCACACTTTCCATGAACTAAAAG gTCATGGAGTTCATGTAGAATTTCATCCAAATGCTTGCGTTTTCGCTGTAGCTTTAAGTAATGGTAACGTAAAACTATACGATACACGAACACGTAAATTACAACAACATTATCAAATTCATGATGAAACACTTTCTCAAATTGCTTTTCATAAAACAGGAAATTATCTTTTGACTGCATCACTTGATTCTACCATGAAG ATTTTAGATTTATTGGAAGGAAGACCAATTTACACGTTACAAGGACATAAAGGATCAATAAATTCAGtggcattttcaaaaaatggagaATATTTCGCTTCTGGTGGGTCAGATAATAATGTTTTG gtATGGAAATCATGTTTCGAAatgaattacaattttaaatcatCAACTAAAACGATAAAATCCAATGAAGATCCATTAAGTGATAAAAATACTGAATCGAGTAATGAAAATTGTACAAAACTACAAATTAAACCACCTAAAAACATTGGTTATaacaatgaaaaatatcaaGATTCGCCCAATAAACCAACCGAATATCATAGCCATGAAGAAGTTATTAATGACATGTTACCAGATTTAGAATCTTTATCTGTTGAACGTGAACCACAATCATCTGGTCAGTTTCCAGTAGAAGCCTTTAGCATGTTATTAAaagatttatcaaataaaatcacTGATATGTCTAGAACGATCGTCGATATGAATAATCGTTTAGTAAACCTTGAAGAAAAGGTTGATAACAAACGAAtatag